The Eptesicus fuscus isolate TK198812 chromosome 17, DD_ASM_mEF_20220401, whole genome shotgun sequence genome has a window encoding:
- the LOC103300075 gene encoding interferon-induced protein with tetratricopeptide repeats 1-like — protein MSMNADEDQIQARLEQLRCHFTWKLHIEDTELSDLENRVFDEIEFLDTKFNVGIHNLLAYVKHLNGQNQEALKSLKEAEDLMQAEHAGQSDAIKLVTWGNYAWLYYHMDRLADAQIYLDKVESTCQKFASPSCYTMECPEMDCAEGWALLKCGGKNYERAKACFEKALEVDPENPEFSTGYAIVVFRLDGFNKTPHVDEAFCVQPLKRATRLNPEDAYIKALLAVKLQEIGQEAEGEKYIEEALANMSSQTYVFRYAAKFYRKKGSLDKALQLLKMALRATPSSAFLHHQMGLCYRSQTYLINKASNWQPRGRDRENIDRITKLAISHFEFALEQKPTFEIAYIHLADMYVQAGNNRKAEETYQKLLCMKSLKEDNMQEIYYRYGRFQEFQRKSEVDAIIYYLKAIKIEKPSLRDRSINSLERVVLKKLQRNPVDIESLSILGFTYKLKGEMNKALEYYERALRLAADFENPVGHAP, from the exons ATGAG TATGAATGCTGATGAAGATCAGATCCAAGCTAGGCTGGAACAGCTGAGATGTCACTTTACATGGAAGTTGCACATTGAAGACACTGAACTGTCTGATTTAGAAAACAGGGTCTTTGATGAAATTGAGTTCCTAGACACAAAATTCAATGTGGGCATACACAACCTACTGGCCTATGTGAAACACCTGAATGGCCAGAATCAGGAAGCCCTGAAGAGCTTGAAAGAAGCTGAAGACTTAATGCAGGCAGAACATGCTGGCCAGTCAGACGCGATAAAGCTGGTTACCTGGGGCAACTATGCCTGGCTGTATTACCACATGGACAGGCTGGCGGACGCCCAGATTTACCTGGACAAGGTGGAGAGCACTTGCCAAAAGTTTGCCAGCCCCTCCTGCTACACAATGGAGTGCCCTGAGATGGACTGTGCCGAAGGATGGGCCTTGCTGAAATGTGGAGGAAAGAATTATGAACGGGCTAAAGCCTGCTTTGAGAAGGCTCTGGAAGTGGACCCTGAAAACCCTGAATTCAGCACTGGGTATGCAATTGTTGTCTTTCGTCTGGATGGCTTTAACAAAACACCACATGTTGATGAGGCATTTTGTGTGCAGCCCCTAAAACGGGCCACCAGGCTAAATCCAGAAGATGCATATATTAAGGCTCTCCTTGCTGTGAAACTTCAGGAGATAGGACAAGAAGCTGAGGGAGAAAAGTACATTGAAGAAGCACTGGCCAACATGTCTTCGCAGACTTATGTCTTTCGATATGCGGCCAAGTTTTACCGAAAAAAGGGCTCTTTAGATAAAGCTCTTCAGCTCTTAAAAATGGCTTTGCGGGCAACACCTTCCTCTGCTTTCCTGCATCACCAGATGGGGCTTTGCTACAGATCACAAACATATCTAATAAACAAAGCCTCAAACTGGCAGCCTAGAGGACGGGATAGAGAAAATATCGACAGAATAACAAAATTAGCCATATCTCATTTTGAATTTGCTCTGGAACAAAAGCCAACATTTGAAATTGCTTATATACACCTAGCAGATATGTACGTACAGGCAGGCAACAATAGAAAAGCTGAAGAGACTTATCAAAAACTGCTCTGCATGAAATCACTGAAAGAAGACAATATGCAAGAGATATATTACCGCTATGGTCGATTTCAGGAATTTCAAAGGAAATCTGAAGTCGATGCAATTATCTATTATTTAAAAGCAATCAAAATTGAAAAACCATCTCTAAGAGACAGAAGTATCAATTCTCTGGAGAGAGTGGTTTTAAAGAAACTTCAAAGAAACCCAGTAGACATAGAAAGCTTGAGCATCCTTGGGTTCACCTACAAATTGAAAGGAGAAATGAATAAAGCCCTGGAGTACTATGAGCGGGCCCTGAGGCTGGCTGCTGACTTTGAGAACCCTGTGGGACACGCTCCTTAG
- the LOC103300062 gene encoding interferon-induced protein with tetratricopeptide repeats 5 has translation MSELPKDSLKAILLELECHFTWNLLKEDIDLFDVEDTIGQQLEFLTTKSRLTLYNLLAYVKHLKGQNKDALECLEQAEQIIQREHSDQEEVRSLVTWGNYAWVYYHMGQLKEAQEYTDKVGNVCKKMSSPFNYKLECPEIDCEKGWALLKFGGKYYQKAKAAFEKALEVEPDNPEFNIGYAITVYRLDDSDREGSVKSFSLGPLRKAVTLNPDNTYIKVFLALKLQDVHAEAEGEKYIEEILDQISSEPYVLRYAAKFYRRKNSWDKALELLKKALEVTPTSSFLHHQMGLCYRAQMIQIKKATRNRPKGKDKLKVDGLITSAIFHFKAAVERDSMFAFAYTDLANMYAEGGQYSNAEDIFQKALRLENITDDHKHQIHYHYGRFQEFHRKSENTAIHHYLEALKVKDRSSLRTKLTSALKKLATKRLGHNASDVQSLSALGFVYKLEGEKRQAAEYYERAQKIDPENVEFLTALCELRLST, from the exons ATGAG TGAGCTTCCTAAGGACTCCTTGAAGGCCATTCTGTTGGAGTTAGAATGTCACTTTACCTGGAATCTACTTAAGGAGGACATTGATCTGTTTGATGTGGAAGATACAATTGGGCAACAGCTTGAATTTCTTACGACAAAATCCAGACTCACTCTTTATAACTTATTGGCCTATGTGAAACACCTAAAAGGCCAAAATAAGGATGCCCTAGAGTGCTTGGAACAAGCAGAACAAATAATCCAGCGGGAGCACTCAGACCAAGAAGAAGTACGAAGCCTGGTCACTTGGGGAAATTATGCCTGGGTGTATTATCACATGGGCCAGCTTAAAGAAGCTCAGGAGTATACAGATAAGGTAGGGAACGTCTGCAAGAAAATGTCCAGTCCTTTTAACTACAAATTGGAGTGTCCTGAGATTGACTGTGAGAAAGGGTGGGCACTTCTGAAATTTGGGGGAAAGTATTACCAAAAGGCTAAAGCAGCTTTTGAGAAGGCTCTGGAAGTGGAACCAGACAATCCAGAATTTAACATTGGTTATGCCATCACAGTGTATCGGCTGGATGATTCTGACAGAGAAGGGTCTGTAAAAAGTTTCTCTCTGGGCCCTCTGAGGAAGGCTGTAACCCTGAACCCAGACAACACCTACATTAAGGTTTTCCTGGCCCTGAAGCTTCAAGATGTACATGCAGAAGCTGAAGGGGAAAAGTATATTGAAGAAATCCTGGACCAGATATCATCCGAACCTTATGTCCTTCGTTATGCGGCCAAATTCTACAGGAGAAAAAATTCCTGGGACAAAGCTCTTGAACTTTTGAAAAAGGCTTTGGAGGTGACACCAACCTCGTCCTTCCTGCATCACCAAATGGGACTTTGTTACAGGGCACAGATGATCCAAATCAAGAAAGCCACGCGCAACAGACCTAAAGGCAAAGATAAACTGAAAGTTGACGGGCTGATTACATCTGCTATATTTCATTTCAAGGCAGCTGTGGAACGAGACTCTATGTTTGCATTTGCCTACACAGACCTGGCCAACATGTATGCTGAGGGAGGCCAGTATAGCAATGCTGAAGACATTTTCCAGAAAGCCCTTCGTCTGGAGAACATAACGGATGATCACAAACATCAGATCCACTACCACTATGGCCGCTTTCAAGAATTTCACCGTAAATCAGAAAATACTGCCATCCACCATTACTTGGAAGCCTTAAAGGTCAAAGACCGGTCATCCCTGCGTACCAAACTGACAAGTGCTCTGAAGAAATTGGCTACCAAGAGACTTGGTCACAATGCGTCAGATGTGCAGAGTTTAAGTGCCCTAGGGTTTGTTTACAAGCTGGAGGGAGAAAAAAGGCAAGCTGCTGAGTATTATGAGAGGGCCCAAAAGATAGATCCAGAAAATGTGGAATTCCTTACGGCTCTGTGTGAGCTTCGACTTTCCACTTAA